The segment AGAGTTCAATACCACCTTAACTAAGAACTTCAAAAAAGATGGTCATAAATTAACTTTAGATGGTTCTTTTTCTACTAATACAGATAAAAATTTAGCTCAAATTACAGATACATCCACTGCTAACAGCACAATAAGCATTGATGAAACTTTAAATAATCAAACGCAAAGCAGAAACACTTTACAAGCAGATTATGTGCTGCCAATCGGAAAAGGAAGTCAGTTTGAAGCTGGTTATCGTGGTAATTTCATGGTAAACACAACTGATTATGCTGTTGATAGTGATGGTGTACCTGTTCCTAACTTCACCAATACATTAGAATACAAAGAAAAAGTAAATGCGCTTTATACACAATACGGTTTCAAAATCAAAAAATTCTCAACGCTGTTAGGACTTCGTTGGGAAGATTCAGATATTGATGTAAACCAATTGGCTACAAACGATTTTACGAATAAAAAATACAACAACTTCTTCCCAAGTGCCATCTTAAATTACGAAATCGATGATAAAAGCAGTGCTTCATTAAGCTATAGCAGAAGAATTCAAAGACCAAGAGGAAGACAGTTGAATCCGTTTAACAACTTATCGAGTAACGTCAATATTTTTGTTGGAAATCCCGATTTAGATCCGGCATTTACAGATGCAATTGATTTGGGCTACTTAAAACGTTGGAACAAACTTACTTTCAATACTTCATTGTATGTAAATAAAACAACCGATGTTTTCCAGTTCGTAAGAAGAGAAACAGGAACTTTTGTAAACGGAGTTCCGGTTATTATTTCGTCTCCAATTAATTTAGCAACAGAATACAGAAGCGGATTTGAATTTACTTTGAACTATTCTCCATACAAATGGTGGAAATTAAACAGCAACTTCAATTTCTTTTACATCCAAACTGATGGTGATTACACCTATACAGACTTTACCGGAAACCCTGTTTTTCAGGATTTTGATTATAAAACTACTTCCTGGTTTACCCGTTTGACTTCTAAAGTTAGTTTACCATATAAAATTGACTGGCAGACTAACATGACTTATAATGGTGAGCAAAAAAACAATCAGGGAAGCACTTTGGGTAATTTCAGTATGAATTTAGCATTCAGCAAAGATGTCTTCAAAGACAAAGGAACCGTTGCACTTAATGTCAGCGACGTATTCAATTCGAGAAAAAGAATTCAGGACACGTATCTTTCCGGTGTTGTAGAATCACATAGTGAAATGCAATGGAGACAAAGACAAATCAATCTGTCGTTTACCTATAGATTCAATGTTCAGAAAAATGAAAAAGATAAAAAACCAAAAGGCAATCAACAACAAGATGACAATGGTGATTTCCCTGGATAATAAAAAGAAAAAAGCCCCGAAATTCGGGGCTTTTTCATAAACAAAAACTTAAAATTAAGCTTGTTCTGCGTCTCTTTTTGCTTTTCTTTCCTGCAATAATTCTTTAACACCTCCGTAAATCCAAAAAGGAACAACGAAAGTTACCAAGAACATCATCAACCAAAAACCAATGGTTAAAATGGTTAAGAAAGCTAAGAAACCTAAATACTGTTGAAATTCAAACATGTTTTCCGGAATTTTTTTGAATTATACGCAAATGTAAGCTGAATATTTAAGCTAACCAAAAACAAAATCAATTTTTATTAAATAGTTTTTATGCGTAATTTTGCGTTGCCTTTTTAGGAGCTATTTCCCGCTGTCCGCGCTACACGGTAGCTCGCTCCCATCGGG is part of the Flavobacterium sangjuense genome and harbors:
- a CDS encoding outer membrane beta-barrel family protein; translated protein: MKKFHFLLSTLVLLLTVTVFGQQKPARTKVTITGKIVEKTSKLQLEYATITFKNTQNPKLIFGGITDNKGDYSIDVVPGIYDITLEFISFKPTTISQKLLNQNTNLGTTALEEDATQLNEVVVRAEKTTVEIKLDKKVYNVGQDMMVKGGTASDVLDNVPSVTVDAEGNVALRGNDNVKVLIDGRPSNAISIADALKSIPADALDKVEVITNPSARYDAEGGGGIINIVLRKGKNLGLNGTVIATAGDPETYGLTGTVNYKAKEFNLFTTQGYNYRNNPGNAFTDSRYLNSDNSTRDFMNETRTNERLNKSYNANIGMDWFLNESTTWTNIFNYRRSSGDNRDNVFQNYYDVNHDYTYTRNRINEEDSKSKNVEFNTTLTKNFKKDGHKLTLDGSFSTNTDKNLAQITDTSTANSTISIDETLNNQTQSRNTLQADYVLPIGKGSQFEAGYRGNFMVNTTDYAVDSDGVPVPNFTNTLEYKEKVNALYTQYGFKIKKFSTLLGLRWEDSDIDVNQLATNDFTNKKYNNFFPSAILNYEIDDKSSASLSYSRRIQRPRGRQLNPFNNLSSNVNIFVGNPDLDPAFTDAIDLGYLKRWNKLTFNTSLYVNKTTDVFQFVRRETGTFVNGVPVIISSPINLATEYRSGFEFTLNYSPYKWWKLNSNFNFFYIQTDGDYTYTDFTGNPVFQDFDYKTTSWFTRLTSKVSLPYKIDWQTNMTYNGEQKNNQGSTLGNFSMNLAFSKDVFKDKGTVALNVSDVFNSRKRIQDTYLSGVVESHSEMQWRQRQINLSFTYRFNVQKNEKDKKPKGNQQQDDNGDFPG